Proteins from one Ranitomeya variabilis isolate aRanVar5 chromosome 1, aRanVar5.hap1, whole genome shotgun sequence genomic window:
- the LMBRD2 gene encoding G-protein coupled receptor-associated protein LMBRD2 — MSGAALGIEVVFVFFLALFLLHRYGDFKKQHRLVLVATLLAWCLCFLIVFIIPLDVSATIYNRCIARNAVTPATINVSQLTTTTRAAIANASAPDVTTSALSTESPSPQECYKPWSYIPKGIMPIFWRVVYWTSQFLTWIVLPFMQSYSRSGGFSITGKIKTALIENAIYYGTYLLIFGALLIYVAVNPKFHLEWYQLQTIGIAAANTWGLFLLVLLLGYGLVEIPRSHWNGAKKGYLLMKTYFKAAKLMTEKADAEENLEDVMEEVRKVNECIKYNHPLRKCVDTILRKCPTEYQEKMGRNMDDYEDFEEKNINYPSEKTLVKLHKQVIYAVQRHNRTQVQWRMLLEQAFHLEDVAKNETSATRLFVHSFPPLEPESWTTRHFYTPAVEWYWECLLRPWCSRILAIILAIFSAIVVWSECTFFSTHPVLSLFAVFIQQAERTYNYIYIEVACFLTIFFLSICVYSTVFRIRVFNYYYFASHHQTDHYSLLFSGMLFCRLTPPLCLNFLGLTHMDGSISHQNAEQTAYTSIMGSLKVLPVIAGGFYIYYPMLVVILCIATYFSLGTRCLNLLGFQQFMGDNDMTSDLTDEGKELIRREKRKRQRHEDGETRRREWKERYATSREDTSRNRNVNSEPKEPTYTEMTSSRSSKYTRSNNRTERDRIELLQDAEPLDFNAETFTDDPLDAESGRYQPAGRYLSMSKSNSRIFDDV; from the exons ATGAGCGGCGCTGCCCTCGGTATAGAGGTCGTCTTCGTCTTCTTTCTTGCCCTTTTCCTTCTGCATCGATATGGTGACTTCAAGAAGCAGCACCGCCTGGTtctggtggccaccctgctggcctGGTGCCTGTGCTTCCTGATCGTATTCATCATCCCGCTGGATGTTAGCGCG ACAATATACAATCGATGCATCGCAAGGAACGCCGTCACCCCCGCCACCATCAACGTGAGCCAGCTGACCACCACCACGAGAGCTGCTATCGCCAACGCTTCCGCTCCTGACGTGACGACCAGCGCACTAAG cACGGAGAGCCCTTCACCCCAGGAATGCTACAAGCCATGGAGCTACATCCCGAAGGGCATCATGCCCATCTTCTGGCGGGTGGTCTACTGGACATCCCAGTTTCTTACTTG GATCGTCTTGCCCTTCATGCAGTCGTATTCTCGATCCGGCGGCTTCTCCATCACTGGAAAGATTAAAACCGCCCTGATTGAGAACGCAATCTACTACGGCACGTACCTGTTGATCTTCGGCGCTCTTCTAATTTATGTCGCAGTGAATCCGAAATTTCACCTGGAATG GTACCAGCTTCAGACTATAGGAATCGCTGCAGCCAACACTTGGGGTCTCTTCCTCCTTGTGTTGCTCCTGGGGTACGGCCTGGTAGAGATCCCACGGTCCCACTGGAACGGCGCGAAGAAAGGCTATCTGCTGATGAAGACCTACTTCAAAGCAGCCAAACTCATGACCGAAAAAGCAGACGCCGAGGAGAATCTGGAGGACGTCATGGAG gaagtTCGTAAAGTTAACGAATGTATTAAGTACAACCACCCCTTGCGGAAATGTGTGGACACCATATTAAGAAAG TGTCCCACCGAGTACCAAGAGAAAATGGGGAGAAACATGGACGACTACGAAGATTTTGAAGAAAAAAACATCAACTATCCAAGTGAGAAGACGCTGGTAAAACTTCATAAGCAG GTGATCTATGCGGTGCAGAGACATAACCGCACCCAGGTGCAGTGGCGGATGCTTCTGGAACAGGCCTTTCACCTGGAGGACGTCGCAAAGAACGAGACCAGTGCGACCAGACTGTTCGTGCACAGCTTTCCCCCCCTGGAGCCAGAGAGCTGGACCACCAGACACTTTTACACCCCCGCTGTCG AGTGGTACTGGGAGTGTTTGTTGCGCCCCTGGTGTTCTCGCATCTTGGCCATCATCCTGGCGATATTCTCCGCCATAGTCGTGTGGTCGGAGTGCACGTTCTTCAGCACACACCCGGTCCTGTCTCTGTTTGCCGTGTTCATCCAACAAGCCGAAAGAACCTACAACTATATTTATATTGAG GTGGCCTGCTTCCTCACCATATTCTTCTTGAGCATCTGTGTCTATTCCACGGTCTTCAGGATCCGGGTATTTAACTATTACTATTTCGCGTCCCATCACCAAACGGACCACTACAGCCTCCTGTTCAGCGGGAT GTTGTTCTGCCGGCTGACGCCTCCGCTGTGTCTGAATTTTTTGGGTCTGACGCACATGGACGGGTCAATATCCCACCAGAACGCGGAGCAGACGGCGTACACGTCG ATTATGGGATCCCTGAAGGTCCTGCCGGTGATCGCCGGTGGATTCTACATCTATTACCCCATGCTGGTCGTCATTCTTTGTATCGCCACTTATTTTAG TTTGGGGACGCGCTGCCTGAACCTACTAGGATTTCAGCAGTTCATGGGAGACAACGACATGACGTCCGACCTGACCGACGAGGGGAAGGAGCTGATCAGGAGAG AGAAAAGAAAACGTCAGAGGCACGAGGATGGCGAAACGCGCAGACGG GAGTGGAAGGAGCGTTACGCCACCAGCAGGGAAGACACCAGCCGAAACCGCAACGTCAACTCTGAGCCGAAAGAGCCGACGTACACCGAGATGACCAGCAGCCGAT